The DNA region GTTCCAAGGGCCGGGTTCGCCTTTCCCTTGCCCGAAATGGCTGGCGACGGCGGCGGTGAATGATGGCCAGGGTCAATATCGACGAACTGCGGCCGGGCATGGTGCTCGGCAGGGACGTGTGTGGCAAGAACGGCCGGATGCTGCTGTCCGCCGGCACGGTCCTTGAGCCCAGCCATCTGCGGGTGCTGCGCATCTGGGGCGTGAGCGCCGTGTGCCTGGCCCGGGGCCGCGAACCGGCGACGGCCGCCGGGGCCGGGGAGACGGCGGACGGGCGGGAGCGGGCCCGGGAAGCCCTCGCCGCGCGCTTTGCCCTGACCGACCGCGCCCATCCGGCCGTGGCGGCGCTATACCGGTTCTGCCTGCGCGACCTGGCCAGGACGGATCGCTGCCCCCTGCCGGCCAAGGCCCCGCCGGCGGTCGAGGACGCGGCGCTGCCGCCGGCCCCGGGCGATCCCGAGGCCTTGGTGGCCGACGATCCTTCCCTGGCCAGTTTTCCGGACATCTATTTCCGCCTGCGCCAAGCCATCGACGACCCCGGCGCCTCGGCCGGCCGCATCGCCGGCATCATCGGCGACGACCCGGGCCTGGCGGCGCGGCTGCTGCGCCTGGCCAACAGCCCTTTTTACGGCCTGACCCGGCCCATCGATTCCCTGGCCCGGGGGGTGCTGCGCATCGGCGCCGGGGAGCTGGCCCAGCTGGCCCTGGGCGTGGCCGTGGTGGAACGGTTCCGGGACATTCCCGCCTGCTGCCTGACCATGCGCCAGATCTGGGAGCATGCCGTGGGCTGCGGGGTCCTGGCCCGGGTGCTGGGCGCCCATGTCGGCGGCATCTCCCAGGAACGGCTGTTCGTGTCCGGGCTGCTCCACGACCTGGGCCGGCTGGTGCTGTTGCGCCGCCTGCCCCGGCACATGGCCCTGGCCATGCACCTGGCCCGGGAGCGGTCCGAGCCCCTGTTCGCGGTGGAACGGGCGCTTTTGGGTTTCGACCACGCCGCCGTGGGCCGGGCGCTTTTGGAGCTGTGGCATCTGCCGCCGGAACTGGCGGCGGCCGTGGGCGATCATCACCTGGACCGCGGCATGGATCTGGACGCGGCCATCGTCCACGTGGCCGACGTGGCCACCGTGGCCATGGGGCTGGGGTCCAACGGCTCGCCCCTGGTGCCGCCCCTGTCTTGCGCCGCCTGGGAGCGCCTGGGCATCGAGCCGGACACGCTGGCCGTGGCGCTGTCCCAGTCCAGGCGGCAGGTGGACGACATCGTGGCCAGCCTGCTCGGGTAGGGGCGCATGGACGACGCCGCGCGCATCGCTTTTCTCGCCGCCCGGGTGGAGAGCCTGTCCCGGGAAAAGGAGACGGCCCTTTCGGCCCTGTCCGCCGCCGCCGGCCTGGGCCATTTCGACACCAGCTATTCCCACCTGGAAAGCCCGGCACCCATCCTGGGCGAGATCGCCGGCCGGGCCATGGAACTGGCGCCCCTGCGCGCCGTGGCCCTGTTCCTGGTCGACGAGGACAGTCACGACATGGTCCTGTCCCTGGTGCGGGGCGAGGCCTCGGGCTTTGCGCCCGAGGCGGAACTCGATGCGCTCATCGACGACCATTCCCTGGCCTTTGTCCTGGACCAGCCCGGGCCGGCCTTTTTCCGTCCCCGGTCCGGCGAGGGGCGGCTGGCCTTGCATCGTCTGGCCACGTCTTCCCGGGTGCGGGGCGTGTTCATGGGGTTTGCGGGCCGGGGGGGCGAGGGCGTCTCGGACACGGCCCTGGCCCTGTTGACCGTGGTGCTGAACGCCGGTGCCGCCGCCCTGGAGAGCTATTTCCTCTACCGCCACCTGGCCGCCGTGAACCAGGGGCTCGAACGCACGGTGGCCGAGCGCACGGCCCAGCTGCGCCAGGCCTACGAGGAGGTCCGCGTCATCGTCGATTCCCTGCCGGCCGGGGTGGCGGTCATCGATCCGGCCAGCCACGCCGTGCTGGACATCAACCCGGCCGGTGCGGCCATGATCGGCCGCGATCGCGAGG from Solidesulfovibrio sp. includes:
- a CDS encoding HDOD domain-containing protein, which encodes MARVNIDELRPGMVLGRDVCGKNGRMLLSAGTVLEPSHLRVLRIWGVSAVCLARGREPATAAGAGETADGRERAREALAARFALTDRAHPAVAALYRFCLRDLARTDRCPLPAKAPPAVEDAALPPAPGDPEALVADDPSLASFPDIYFRLRQAIDDPGASAGRIAGIIGDDPGLAARLLRLANSPFYGLTRPIDSLARGVLRIGAGELAQLALGVAVVERFRDIPACCLTMRQIWEHAVGCGVLARVLGAHVGGISQERLFVSGLLHDLGRLVLLRRLPRHMALAMHLARERSEPLFAVERALLGFDHAAVGRALLELWHLPPELAAAVGDHHLDRGMDLDAAIVHVADVATVAMGLGSNGSPLVPPLSCAAWERLGIEPDTLAVALSQSRRQVDDIVASLLG